Proteins encoded by one window of Syntrophorhabdaceae bacterium:
- a CDS encoding elongation factor P, translating into MMVVSTSEFRKGLRILQDNEPFVIVDFQHVKPGKGGAFVRTRLKSLISGNVLDRTFRSGDKAEVPEMEEKEMQFLYKEGENYYF; encoded by the coding sequence ATGATGGTTGTTTCAACGTCGGAGTTCAGGAAAGGGTTGAGGATTCTCCAGGATAATGAGCCCTTTGTGATCGTTGATTTTCAGCATGTAAAACCGGGTAAGGGCGGAGCCTTTGTGAGAACACGCCTGAAAAGCCTTATCAGTGGAAACGTCCTTGACAGAACATTCAGGTCAGGCGACAAGGCAGAGGTCCCCGAGATGGAAGAGAAAGAGATGCAATTTCTCTATAAGGAAGGGGAAAACTATTATTTCA